The following are from one region of the Salicibibacter kimchii genome:
- the yidC gene encoding membrane protein insertase YidC — protein MRKKHIAGLFVIVMIGALVSGCGMDRAPITSESEGIWDHFFVFPLSWLILQAADILQGSYGLAIIVMTVAIRLLLLPLFLKQHKSSRAMQKLRPEIEQLRTQYDMKNPEEQRKMQQEMMSLYQKSGVNPIAGCLPMFIQMPILMAFYFAIVRTEEIATHSFLWMGLGNPDPYMIMPLLAGLAMFVQMQLSTRNMPTEVAGQMKIMLYIMPVMIVGAGFALPAALSLYWFTGSLFMMVQTWLIHRNERKTERSDQTVSEAD, from the coding sequence TTGAGGAAAAAGCATATCGCTGGATTATTCGTCATCGTAATGATCGGTGCCTTGGTTTCCGGTTGCGGGATGGATCGTGCCCCTATTACGTCGGAAAGCGAGGGCATCTGGGATCATTTTTTCGTTTTTCCGTTGTCCTGGTTAATTTTACAAGCCGCAGACATATTGCAAGGGAGCTATGGGTTGGCGATTATAGTCATGACAGTCGCCATCAGGCTTTTGTTACTCCCGTTGTTTTTAAAACAGCATAAAAGCAGTAGAGCGATGCAAAAACTTCGTCCCGAGATCGAGCAGTTAAGAACGCAATATGATATGAAAAATCCCGAAGAACAAAGAAAGATGCAGCAAGAAATGATGAGCCTTTACCAAAAAAGCGGGGTAAACCCGATTGCGGGCTGTTTGCCGATGTTTATCCAAATGCCGATATTGATGGCTTTTTATTTCGCGATTGTTCGCACGGAAGAAATCGCGACACACAGTTTTCTATGGATGGGCCTTGGCAATCCTGATCCATACATGATCATGCCTTTGCTTGCCGGTCTTGCCATGTTTGTGCAAATGCAATTAAGCACTCGTAACATGCCTACGGAAGTAGCCGGCCAAATGAAAATCATGCTTTATATCATGCCGGTCATGATTGTAGGTGCAGGATTCGCCCTGCCTGCCGCATTGTCGCTCTACTGGTTTACAGGCAGCCTCTTCATGATGGTCCAGACGTGGCTGATCCATCGCAATGAACGAAAAACGGAGCGTTCCGACCAAACCGTAAGCGAAGCTGACTAG
- a CDS encoding DUF5342 family protein, giving the protein MLTHFQFKTLKDNWIRKEWRISFFYKGKHCMGIYAQDGAIDWKKNPPEGDLDMVEMEVHDLMLYHIYEDHHPGQP; this is encoded by the coding sequence TTGCTTACACATTTTCAATTCAAAACACTGAAAGATAATTGGATTAGAAAAGAATGGAGAATTTCGTTTTTTTATAAAGGGAAACATTGTATGGGGATATATGCACAGGATGGAGCGATTGACTGGAAAAAGAACCCGCCTGAAGGAGATTTGGACATGGTGGAAATGGAAGTACACGACTTAATGCTGTACCATATATACGAAGACCACCACCCTGGCCAACCATAA
- a CDS encoding DUF445 family protein, translated as MNGWLLLVLTALLAAVIGFITNVIAVAMLFHPRKPIFIGSWRLPFTPGLIPKRHVDIADHLGRIVMEHLLTVEGLQGRLTERRFQNEVNIWVKEGVKKWLANEERSLQEIAEHYRLWSSPDQKVEKRMKNIISHRMDTYWEETQSQTIEEIIPDDWNQKGKDFLPEVAHWILERLRVYLYSKEGKAQVQSIIQSFIRRRGSIVQVLDSFVRTEKMVERVYPEVVDALTSRDIENWLLKKLREEYDKVLQKKGSDFVSGKTVEQCYSELTDFIMKQIPIEEVFHKPVKEWAEKIDFIYVDQISDTVIQQAGGFLEVNMSGILESLRLDTIVSEQVKAFPLDRLEEIVVNISNRELRMIKFLGGILGGIIGIVQGLLILILL; from the coding sequence ATGAACGGCTGGTTGCTTTTAGTATTGACCGCTTTATTGGCGGCCGTTATTGGGTTTATAACGAATGTAATTGCGGTTGCTATGCTTTTTCATCCGCGAAAACCCATTTTTATTGGTTCGTGGCGATTGCCGTTTACACCGGGATTAATCCCTAAGCGTCATGTTGACATTGCGGATCATCTGGGAAGAATTGTGATGGAACACTTGTTAACGGTAGAAGGGTTGCAAGGGCGATTAACCGAACGACGATTTCAAAACGAGGTAAATATATGGGTGAAGGAGGGAGTAAAAAAATGGTTGGCTAACGAAGAACGCTCTCTCCAAGAAATAGCAGAACATTATCGTTTATGGTCATCGCCCGATCAAAAAGTGGAAAAACGCATGAAGAATATCATATCCCACCGTATGGATACCTATTGGGAAGAAACGCAATCGCAGACGATCGAGGAAATCATTCCCGATGATTGGAACCAAAAAGGGAAAGATTTCCTCCCGGAGGTTGCTCACTGGATCTTAGAGCGGTTGCGTGTTTATCTCTATTCGAAAGAGGGGAAAGCACAAGTACAATCGATCATACAGTCATTTATTCGGCGGCGTGGTTCCATCGTTCAAGTGTTGGACTCGTTCGTGCGAACGGAAAAGATGGTCGAGCGCGTGTACCCTGAAGTTGTAGATGCTTTGACCTCCCGGGATATTGAAAACTGGTTACTAAAAAAACTACGTGAAGAGTATGATAAAGTTTTACAGAAAAAAGGAAGCGACTTTGTTTCCGGGAAAACAGTGGAGCAGTGTTATTCGGAGCTCACCGATTTCATAATGAAGCAAATCCCCATCGAAGAAGTATTTCACAAACCGGTAAAAGAATGGGCCGAAAAAATCGACTTTATCTACGTAGACCAAATTTCCGATACGGTCATTCAACAGGCCGGCGGTTTTTTGGAAGTGAATATGAGCGGCATTTTGGAATCGCTACGTCTCGACACCATTGTAAGTGAGCAAGTGAAAGCATTTCCGTTGGACCGCTTGGAAGAAATTGTCGTGAACATTTCCAATCGGGAATTACGGATGATTAAATTTTTAGGAGGAATTTTGGGAGGAATCATCGGGATTGTCCAAGGGTTGTTGATTTTGATTCTTCTATAG
- a CDS encoding acyl-CoA carboxylase subunit beta, whose amino-acid sequence MTERNYRNIAEEIEKGGPERYHKSNEDKGKRFVRERLRMLLDEDAYILEDGKFANVQAGDLPADGVITGIGTIQGQQVCFMANDSTVKAGSWGARTVEKIIRIQEQAENLRCPMFYLVDSAGARITDQVEMFPGRRGAGRIFHNQVNLSGQIPQVCLLFGPSAAGGAYIPAFCDVVIMVEENASMYLGSPRMAEMVIGEKVSLEEMGGAEMHCRVSGCGDVLAVDEPDAIEKARQYITYFPENYRERTKKVKAKAPVTGDKNLAELIPENQNAPFDMYKLIEQLIDEDSFFEMKRLFAPELITGFARMNGEVAGIIANQPKAKGGVLFHDSADKAARFINLCDAFNIPLLFLADVPGFMIGTKVERAGIIRHGAKMISAMSSATVPKISVIVRKAYGAGLYAMAGPAFEPDYCVALPTAQIAVMGPEAAVNAVYANKIAKLPEEERSAYISEKRKEYQENIDIYRLGSELVVDDIVEPDQLRQTIASRFQAYTKKQMLPPDKKHSVDPV is encoded by the coding sequence ATGACAGAACGTAATTATAGGAACATTGCTGAGGAAATCGAAAAAGGCGGGCCTGAGCGTTATCACAAGAGCAATGAGGATAAAGGCAAGCGTTTTGTGAGAGAGCGTTTGCGTATGCTTTTGGATGAAGATGCGTACATCCTTGAAGACGGGAAATTCGCAAATGTACAAGCCGGCGATTTACCGGCGGATGGCGTGATTACTGGCATAGGCACGATTCAGGGACAACAAGTATGTTTTATGGCCAATGATTCCACCGTTAAAGCCGGCTCCTGGGGCGCCCGCACCGTTGAAAAAATCATCCGTATCCAAGAACAGGCCGAAAATCTTCGCTGTCCGATGTTTTACCTTGTTGATTCAGCAGGGGCACGCATTACGGATCAAGTCGAAATGTTTCCCGGGCGGCGTGGCGCAGGACGAATTTTCCATAATCAGGTAAATCTATCCGGACAGATTCCGCAAGTCTGCCTGTTGTTCGGCCCTTCGGCTGCCGGCGGCGCCTATATTCCGGCGTTTTGCGATGTTGTCATCATGGTGGAGGAAAACGCATCCATGTATTTAGGCTCTCCGCGCATGGCGGAAATGGTGATTGGCGAGAAGGTCAGTTTGGAGGAGATGGGTGGTGCAGAAATGCATTGTCGCGTTTCCGGGTGCGGGGACGTTCTTGCCGTTGATGAACCCGATGCTATCGAAAAAGCGCGTCAATACATCACTTATTTTCCTGAAAACTACCGTGAAAGAACGAAAAAAGTGAAAGCGAAAGCGCCGGTTACCGGAGACAAAAATTTGGCGGAGTTGATTCCGGAAAATCAAAATGCCCCTTTTGATATGTATAAACTCATTGAACAATTGATCGATGAAGACAGTTTTTTTGAAATGAAGCGTTTATTTGCACCGGAATTAATTACGGGGTTTGCCCGGATGAATGGGGAAGTGGCAGGGATCATCGCCAATCAGCCAAAAGCAAAGGGCGGGGTTCTCTTTCACGATTCCGCAGACAAAGCGGCACGATTCATAAATCTTTGTGATGCCTTTAATATTCCGTTGCTGTTCCTTGCAGACGTGCCCGGCTTTATGATCGGCACGAAAGTTGAGCGAGCTGGTATCATTCGTCACGGGGCCAAAATGATTTCAGCGATGTCGAGCGCAACAGTGCCGAAAATATCTGTCATCGTTCGGAAAGCTTATGGAGCCGGCTTATACGCGATGGCTGGGCCTGCCTTCGAGCCCGATTATTGCGTGGCACTTCCGACCGCGCAAATCGCTGTCATGGGACCGGAAGCAGCGGTGAATGCGGTCTATGCAAACAAGATCGCCAAGCTGCCTGAAGAAGAAAGGAGCGCATACATTTCAGAGAAACGCAAAGAGTATCAAGAAAACATTGATATTTATCGTTTGGGCTCCGAACTTGTTGTCGATGATATCGTGGAACCTGATCAATTAAGACAGACAATCGCTTCGAGATTTCAAGCATATACCAAGAAGCAAATGCTGCCCCCGGACAAAAAGCATAGCGTTGATCCGGTTTAA
- the yhaM gene encoding 3'-5' exoribonuclease YhaM produces MEKGIYYTKAGDKIDRHLLIRQATRGIASNGKPFLTLRLSDNSGDIEAKLWGVRPEDERTYTGKTIVYVQGEVFDYRGRLQLKIARIRPVNDQEQIKMEDLVPTAPMEKLDMLERVNEFVFDIGNAKIQRMTRFLIKKYQYAFLDVPAATRNHHEFMSGLAYHVVCMLQIAQSVVQLYPSLNKDLLYAGIILHDLGKVRELSGPIDTEYTTEGKLIGHISLMAAEIRQTASELNIEGEEPMLLEHLILSHHGKGEWGSPKSPLLREAEILHYIDNLDAKLNMMDRALGKTEAGHFTERIPALENRSFYKPKNM; encoded by the coding sequence ATGGAAAAAGGAATTTATTACACGAAAGCCGGCGATAAAATTGATCGCCATTTGCTCATTCGTCAAGCGACTCGAGGAATAGCCAGTAACGGAAAACCGTTTCTAACGTTGCGATTATCGGATAATAGCGGTGATATTGAGGCAAAATTATGGGGGGTCAGACCGGAAGATGAACGCACGTATACCGGAAAAACGATCGTGTATGTGCAGGGAGAAGTCTTTGATTATCGCGGGCGTTTGCAGTTAAAAATTGCCCGGATACGACCGGTAAATGATCAAGAGCAAATAAAGATGGAGGATCTCGTTCCGACAGCCCCTATGGAAAAACTGGATATGCTCGAACGCGTCAATGAGTTTGTTTTTGATATCGGGAACGCAAAAATCCAACGTATGACACGTTTTTTGATTAAAAAGTACCAATATGCATTTTTGGACGTGCCGGCAGCCACGAGAAATCACCATGAGTTTATGTCTGGCCTTGCCTATCACGTCGTGTGTATGCTCCAAATCGCCCAATCGGTTGTGCAATTGTATCCCAGCTTAAACAAAGATTTGCTTTATGCCGGCATCATTTTACATGATCTCGGCAAAGTGCGGGAATTATCCGGACCAATTGACACGGAATATACGACGGAGGGCAAACTGATCGGACATATCTCCTTGATGGCTGCAGAAATCCGGCAAACAGCCTCTGAGTTGAACATTGAAGGGGAAGAACCGATGTTGCTTGAACACCTCATTTTAAGTCACCACGGAAAAGGGGAGTGGGGAAGTCCGAAGTCTCCACTTTTACGAGAGGCGGAGATCCTGCACTATATCGATAATCTTGATGCAAAACTGAATATGATGGATCGGGCCTTGGGAAAAACCGAAGCGGGTCATTTCACAGAGCGTATTCCCGCTTTGGAAAATCGCTCATTTTACAAGCCGAAAAATATGTAA
- a CDS encoding sensor histidine kinase — MIRMNLTRRIWLSFLSLLVLVGLSMIIIYPISIQGTLTEETYRIIEQQQRQLVNPFSEQFSPPDPDDALIDPSSRAVGHIFFADQVAAPGVGDEVPEELEEAYQEMFERALAQESETGRYEFTYQDSTVFYIVTRIDASEDGEVEEAYYISFMWDAYRDSMVNQLWENLVYLMLITSALSLLPVMWLTRYLRKPLRLLGNHFEQIAKRNWKEPFHWEGDEDFQKLSDQFELMRQNLIRYDSAQKTFMQHASHELKTPITVVKTYAQSVKDGVLPKNTVEESMDVILQESDRMDKRVKDMLYFTKLGNLKKDTINLEALSFGALAYELEERYRLQRDDLDFIVEGAAIRFQGDPDHIQILLENLIENALRYAKSTIWIRAEEADQYVTLIVENDGKAISEEDMETMFEPFRKGNKGQFGLGLAIVKQITELHRGHHGVFNVNGRVSFQMTLPRRT; from the coding sequence ATGATACGAATGAATCTTACTCGGAGAATATGGTTATCTTTTCTTTCTTTGCTCGTTTTAGTTGGTTTGTCGATGATCATTATTTATCCGATATCGATTCAAGGTACACTTACGGAAGAAACCTATCGCATCATTGAACAACAGCAAAGGCAATTGGTCAATCCATTCAGTGAGCAATTTTCTCCGCCGGATCCGGATGATGCGCTCATTGACCCATCTTCACGGGCGGTGGGCCATATCTTTTTTGCCGATCAAGTGGCTGCTCCGGGCGTCGGAGATGAAGTGCCGGAGGAATTGGAAGAAGCCTATCAGGAAATGTTTGAACGAGCGCTTGCGCAAGAATCGGAAACCGGCCGCTACGAGTTTACTTATCAGGATTCCACGGTCTTTTATATTGTGACACGTATCGACGCGAGTGAAGACGGAGAAGTGGAGGAAGCCTATTATATTTCCTTTATGTGGGATGCCTATCGTGATTCGATGGTGAACCAGCTTTGGGAAAACCTTGTTTATTTAATGTTGATCACTTCAGCGTTAAGTTTGCTTCCGGTGATGTGGCTCACTCGTTATCTTCGAAAGCCTTTGCGCTTGCTTGGGAATCATTTTGAGCAAATTGCAAAGCGGAACTGGAAAGAGCCTTTTCATTGGGAGGGCGATGAGGACTTCCAAAAACTATCGGATCAGTTTGAGCTCATGCGTCAGAATCTAATTCGATACGACAGCGCCCAAAAAACGTTTATGCAACACGCATCTCATGAACTAAAAACACCGATCACGGTCGTGAAGACTTACGCGCAATCAGTGAAAGACGGCGTACTTCCGAAAAATACGGTGGAAGAATCGATGGATGTCATTCTACAGGAATCGGATCGCATGGATAAACGGGTGAAAGATATGCTCTATTTTACAAAGTTAGGGAACTTAAAGAAAGATACGATTAACCTTGAAGCATTATCCTTTGGGGCGTTAGCCTATGAATTAGAAGAACGTTACCGATTGCAAAGGGATGACCTTGATTTCATCGTGGAAGGTGCGGCCATTCGCTTTCAAGGAGACCCTGATCATATCCAAATTCTCTTGGAGAATCTCATTGAAAATGCATTACGCTATGCAAAAAGTACCATTTGGATTCGTGCCGAAGAAGCGGATCAATACGTAACGTTGATCGTTGAAAATGACGGGAAAGCCATTAGTGAAGAAGATATGGAAACGATGTTTGAACCTTTTCGAAAAGGAAATAAAGGTCAATTCGGACTAGGGCTCGCGATTGTCAAGCAAATTACCGAATTGCATCGTGGTCACCATGGCGTGTTTAACGTAAATGGGCGAGTATCCTTTCAAATGACCTTGCCACGCAGAACCTAA
- a CDS encoding ABC transporter permease, whose protein sequence is MRKMLIVLAHTYWTKIKSKTFLFTTLMMAAFMLVFLNLNNIIQFFDGDASEQTYAVLIIDESDELYGALAEEIEGGSGQIMVEEASPEEEEATEKAVMEGQYDAYLQVDGQVEDMEGHFYAPTINETYLPSQLQSALQNVRENQIAAALQIEEKELDALNEPVPFGQTALDDTARSEAELDQARLLVNILLFVIYFSVLFLGNMIASEVATEKSSRVMELLISSASPVQQMFGKIIGVGLIGLTQYMLIFMVAVVSFAQFVGTGSTPEAGELMEQQDLFATDGPVFSLELFLFAFLFFILGYLLYATLAAMLGSIVTRIEDVGQAVGPMNMLVILALMISVFSMGNPGATIVTITSYIPFFTPMIMFLRIGMGEAAIWEVLLSAGIMIVTIVLLTVIAAKVYRGGVLLYNQTRMWRSLKQAIVLSRKTS, encoded by the coding sequence ATGCGTAAAATGTTAATCGTGCTCGCCCATACCTATTGGACAAAAATTAAATCGAAAACGTTTCTGTTTACGACATTGATGATGGCTGCATTTATGCTCGTGTTTTTAAATTTGAACAATATCATCCAGTTTTTTGACGGAGATGCATCAGAGCAAACATACGCGGTGCTCATTATTGATGAAAGCGACGAACTGTATGGAGCATTGGCAGAAGAAATAGAGGGTGGAAGCGGCCAAATTATGGTAGAGGAGGCCTCGCCAGAAGAGGAAGAAGCTACGGAAAAAGCCGTGATGGAAGGGCAATATGACGCTTATTTGCAAGTGGACGGGCAGGTGGAAGATATGGAAGGCCATTTTTACGCGCCAACAATCAACGAAACGTATCTTCCTTCTCAACTTCAATCCGCCTTGCAGAACGTAAGAGAAAACCAGATTGCAGCTGCTTTGCAAATCGAAGAGAAAGAACTGGACGCGTTAAATGAACCCGTGCCATTTGGACAAACAGCGTTGGATGATACCGCGCGTTCGGAGGCGGAATTAGACCAGGCGCGTTTACTTGTGAATATTTTGCTGTTTGTCATCTATTTTTCTGTCCTTTTTCTCGGAAATATGATCGCGTCAGAAGTTGCCACCGAAAAATCATCAAGAGTAATGGAACTTTTAATCTCAAGCGCTTCTCCCGTTCAACAGATGTTTGGGAAGATCATCGGCGTCGGTTTGATCGGACTTACGCAATATATGTTGATTTTTATGGTCGCGGTCGTATCGTTTGCCCAATTCGTCGGGACAGGTTCGACTCCGGAAGCCGGCGAGTTAATGGAGCAACAAGATCTTTTTGCGACGGACGGCCCGGTTTTTTCATTGGAACTTTTTCTGTTTGCTTTTTTGTTTTTTATCCTCGGCTATTTGCTGTACGCGACCCTTGCAGCTATGCTTGGTTCCATCGTTACACGAATTGAAGACGTAGGCCAGGCGGTAGGGCCGATGAATATGCTCGTTATCTTGGCGCTCATGATCTCTGTTTTTAGCATGGGGAACCCGGGTGCAACGATTGTAACCATCACCTCTTATATTCCGTTTTTCACGCCAATGATTATGTTTTTGCGCATAGGAATGGGGGAAGCGGCAATCTGGGAAGTGTTACTATCGGCAGGAATTATGATCGTTACAATTGTGCTGTTAACGGTTATCGCCGCGAAAGTTTACCGCGGCGGTGTGCTGTTGTATAACCAGACCCGGATGTGGAGGAGTTTGAAACAGGCGATTGTGCTATCAAGAAAAACATCCTAA
- a CDS encoding ABC transporter ATP-binding protein: MALRMENVTKRFGTKTAVDQLTLHIDSGEMFGMLGANGAGKTTTFRMMIGLFDPDDGEVSWNEVPPQSLNARTIGYLPEERGLYPKLKVMEQMIYLGRLRGLSKQDAITEVDAWLERFRIPHYRKAKVENLSKGNQQKIQFIAAVLHRPQLLILDEPFSGLDPINVDVLKKAVGKLKNEGTTIIFSSHDMKHVESLCENLCIMNEGKPVVHGKLSDIKRTYKKRKLHIRADVPLSFLEDVDGVLQMSVGADETTIAIRDETVAKNIFARLQDIGHVRYFSVEEPTLHDIFIEKVGRTYA, translated from the coding sequence ATGGCTTTGCGAATGGAGAACGTTACGAAAAGATTTGGAACTAAAACAGCGGTCGATCAATTAACTTTACATATAGACTCCGGTGAAATGTTTGGAATGTTAGGGGCAAACGGGGCTGGAAAAACAACGACTTTTCGCATGATGATCGGCTTGTTTGACCCCGATGACGGCGAAGTTTCCTGGAATGAAGTCCCTCCCCAATCCTTGAATGCGCGCACGATTGGGTATTTGCCGGAAGAGAGGGGGTTATATCCGAAACTGAAAGTGATGGAGCAGATGATCTATCTTGGCCGGTTGCGCGGGCTCTCCAAGCAAGATGCCATTACAGAAGTGGATGCCTGGTTGGAACGTTTTCGCATTCCCCATTATCGGAAAGCCAAAGTGGAAAACCTTTCAAAAGGAAATCAACAAAAAATACAGTTCATCGCCGCCGTCTTGCATCGTCCGCAGCTCTTGATCCTGGACGAACCTTTCAGCGGTTTAGACCCCATTAACGTTGATGTGTTGAAAAAGGCTGTAGGAAAGCTCAAAAATGAAGGGACAACTATTATTTTCTCGAGTCACGATATGAAGCATGTGGAGTCCCTTTGTGAAAATCTTTGTATTATGAATGAAGGCAAGCCGGTGGTTCATGGAAAATTAAGTGACATTAAACGTACATATAAAAAACGAAAACTCCATATTCGCGCGGATGTTCCACTGTCGTTTTTGGAGGACGTCGATGGTGTGCTTCAAATGAGCGTTGGCGCCGATGAGACGACGATCGCCATTCGTGATGAAACGGTAGCCAAAAACATCTTTGCCCGGCTTCAGGATATCGGGCATGTGCGCTATTTTTCCGTGGAAGAGCCAACTCTGCACGACATTTTCATTGAGAAGGTGGGCCGAACGTATGCGTAA
- a CDS encoding alpha/beta-type small acid-soluble spore protein, whose amino-acid sequence MASNNSNQLVVPGVDQALDQMKYEIAQEFNVQLGGESTSRSNGSVGGEITKRLVQMAEQQMNGYQR is encoded by the coding sequence ATGGCAAGCAATAATTCAAACCAACTTGTTGTACCTGGCGTTGATCAGGCACTCGATCAAATGAAGTATGAAATTGCACAAGAGTTCAATGTGCAGCTTGGTGGTGAATCCACATCCCGTTCTAACGGCTCTGTAGGTGGGGAAATCACTAAGCGTTTGGTTCAGATGGCCGAGCAACAAATGAACGGCTATCAACGATAA
- a CDS encoding HAD hydrolase family protein — MNYRLLALSVDGAILKDNSRLSRTTKEAIEFVRNKGVYVTLVTHRSYQQANKIAKALRMEHEMICYGGSLIAGRADKPLYAQRMPVEMARDITFELERFGCQIIVEHENFELTNRLHQPQNLLGRMTVSVSESLFYPQTVVEHISDHIDLHRIAPLRMKVDFDRNEEKEAAIEHLRSIIPGLNIVEQEGDIPSVHLKLNEANKSETLLYLGLELGIHPEEMVAVAAKEEDEEMLNAVGLGVAMGQSSLQLRKSADWVTRSNDQDGLAYMIKEVFRKQMNVSKQHL; from the coding sequence TTGAACTATCGGCTATTGGCCCTGTCTGTCGACGGAGCCATTTTAAAAGACAACAGCCGGTTATCAAGAACAACAAAGGAAGCAATTGAATTCGTCCGGAATAAAGGGGTATATGTAACACTCGTTACCCATCGCTCCTATCAGCAAGCGAATAAAATTGCGAAAGCGTTGAGAATGGAACACGAAATGATTTGCTACGGAGGATCCCTGATCGCCGGACGGGCGGATAAGCCGCTTTATGCCCAACGAATGCCGGTGGAAATGGCTCGGGATATAACTTTTGAATTGGAACGGTTTGGATGCCAAATTATTGTCGAACATGAAAATTTTGAGTTGACAAATCGCCTGCACCAGCCGCAAAATTTGCTCGGGAGAATGACGGTAAGCGTAAGTGAATCTTTATTTTATCCGCAGACAGTTGTTGAACATATAAGCGACCATATCGATTTGCATCGCATAGCACCTTTGCGGATGAAAGTTGATTTTGACCGCAACGAGGAAAAAGAAGCTGCCATTGAGCATCTGCGCAGCATTATCCCGGGATTAAACATTGTGGAACAAGAAGGGGACATTCCTTCCGTTCATTTGAAACTGAACGAAGCAAACAAATCAGAGACGTTGCTATATCTTGGTCTTGAACTTGGCATTCATCCCGAGGAAATGGTTGCGGTAGCCGCAAAGGAAGAAGATGAAGAAATGTTGAATGCTGTCGGTCTGGGTGTGGCCATGGGACAGTCATCGCTTCAGCTGCGGAAAAGCGCAGATTGGGTGACAAGATCAAATGATCAGGATGGTCTTGCCTATATGATTAAAGAAGTGTTCAGAAAACAAATGAACGTATCGAAGCAACATCTCTAA
- a CDS encoding YlbF family regulator translates to MVENLHDKAHELATALRESDEFQALQALHEEVEEDDVASRMLSNFRKVQLDLQDKQMQGEQPTEEEISQAQKQFEMVQQHEVISRLMEEEQRMSTVIGDMNKIITEPLESLYGTPEDDQNQ, encoded by the coding sequence ATGGTTGAAAATTTACATGATAAAGCACACGAATTAGCAACAGCATTAAGGGAAAGCGATGAATTTCAGGCTTTGCAGGCCCTGCACGAAGAAGTGGAGGAAGATGATGTTGCGAGCCGTATGCTCTCGAATTTCCGCAAAGTTCAATTAGACTTACAGGATAAGCAAATGCAAGGAGAGCAACCCACGGAGGAAGAAATTAGCCAAGCCCAAAAGCAATTTGAAATGGTGCAACAACATGAAGTGATTTCCCGGCTAATGGAAGAAGAGCAGCGAATGAGCACAGTTATTGGCGACATGAATAAAATTATTACAGAACCGTTGGAATCGCTGTATGGCACGCCAGAAGATGATCAAAACCAGTAA
- a CDS encoding response regulator transcription factor, with amino-acid sequence MSYTIYLVEDEENLSEALRAYMVKEGWTVKLFQDGDKAQESVEERPHLWVLDIMLPGTDGYQILKTIREVQGDIPVIFISARDQDLDRVLGLEMGSDDYISKPFLPQELIIRVKKLLTRVYGSESDENKTVDLNDYTIDSEARTVIDEQNDRQVVDLTTKEMDLILLLTLQVGKALSREDIIEEVWGENYYGSERAVDDVVRRVRKKMPRIHLETLYGYGYRILSS; translated from the coding sequence ATGAGTTATACGATTTATCTCGTTGAAGATGAAGAGAACTTGTCAGAGGCACTACGGGCATATATGGTAAAAGAAGGCTGGACGGTAAAACTGTTTCAGGATGGCGATAAGGCGCAGGAATCTGTAGAGGAAAGGCCACATCTATGGGTGCTTGATATTATGTTGCCGGGAACAGATGGTTATCAAATTTTGAAAACCATTCGCGAAGTCCAGGGGGATATTCCGGTTATTTTTATATCAGCCAGAGACCAGGATTTGGATCGGGTGCTGGGATTGGAGATGGGGAGCGATGATTACATATCCAAGCCGTTCTTACCGCAAGAACTGATTATACGTGTCAAGAAATTGTTAACTCGTGTCTATGGGTCCGAATCCGATGAAAACAAGACCGTTGACTTAAATGATTATACGATCGATTCGGAGGCCCGAACGGTCATTGATGAACAAAATGACAGACAAGTCGTTGATTTGACGACAAAAGAGATGGACTTGATTTTGTTATTGACGCTCCAAGTAGGCAAAGCTCTTTCCCGTGAGGATATTATCGAGGAAGTATGGGGGGAAAATTATTATGGCTCTGAACGTGCCGTCGACGATGTTGTTCGGAGGGTACGTAAAAAAATGCCTCGCATCCACCTTGAAACGTTATACGGGTATGGGTATAGGATTCTATCGTCATGA
- a CDS encoding YhzD family protein has translation MDYALTVFDKTGEALLNESYTFDTDQEAIEHGRKRLEEESYMKTTHRLVRSGKLLLFYR, from the coding sequence ATGGATTATGCCTTAACTGTATTTGATAAAACTGGGGAAGCCTTGCTCAATGAATCGTATACGTTCGATACAGACCAGGAAGCCATTGAGCACGGCCGTAAACGATTAGAGGAAGAATCGTATATGAAAACCACGCACCGTCTCGTGCGTTCCGGAAAATTATTGTTATTTTACCGTTAA